One Vicugna pacos chromosome X, VicPac4, whole genome shotgun sequence DNA window includes the following coding sequences:
- the LOC102526281 gene encoding melanoma-associated antigen B16-like — MSRHQKTPQCPQDQCLQTLSKTQGLEVAQVCRALEETHLSSRPLMPGNSKEPLEAAASSTPEDAQSFYASSVAITATSSNKSDEGSMSEEEEDSPDTSEAVPDPKNVPIDALDEDVAMLVSFLLLKYRMKEPITKADMLKIVTNKCEVHFPGILLRASERMEMIFGLDLVEVDPTNHRYDLFIKLGLTYDGMLHSEVGVPKTGILILVLGVIFMKGNRATEDEVWEVLNLTGIYSGRKHYIFGEPRKLITKDFVKEKYLEYRQVANTDPAQFEFLWGPRAHAETTKMKVLEFVAKVHGTDPSSFPPQYEEALQDEEERARASISGRAVSPSEATASSSAKASSFSHT; from the coding sequence ATGTCTCGGCATCAGAAGACTCCACAATGCCCACAGGATCAATGCCTTCAGACCCTCAGTAAGACCCAGGGTCTGGAGGTGGCAcaggtctgcagggctctggagGAGACCCATCTCTCCTCCCGTCCTCTAATGCCTGGCAATTCGAAGGAGCCTCTTGAGGCAGCTGCATCCAGCACTCCTGAGGATGCTCAGAGTTTCTACGCATCTTCCGTTGCCATCACGGCCACCTCATCCAACAAATCAGATGAGGGCTCCATGAGTGAAGAGGAAGAGGATAGTCCAGACACCTCAGAGGCTGTGCCAGATCCCAAGAATGTGCCCATAGATGCTCTAGATGAGGATGTGGCTATGTTGGTCAGTTTCCTGCTGCTCAAGTATCGAATGAAAGAGCCAATAACAAAGGCAGATATGTTGAAGATTGTCACCAACAAGTGTGAAGTCCACTTCCCTGGGATTCTCCTGAGAGCCTCTGAGCGCATGGAGATGATCTTTGGCCTTGATCTAGTGGAAGTGGATCCCACCAACCACCGCTATGACCTCTTCATCAAATTGGGCCTCACCTATGATGGGATGCTGCACAGTGAAGTGGGCGTGCCGAAGACTGGCATCCTGATACTTGTCCTGGGCGTGATCTTCATGAAGGGCAACCGTGCCACCGAAGACGAGGTCTGGGAAGTTCTGAATTTGACAGGAATATATTCTGGGAGGAAGCACTACATCTTTGGAGAGCCCAGGAAGCTCATCACCAAAGattttgtgaaagaaaaatacctggaGTACCGCCAGGTGGCCAACACTGATCCTGCACAATTTGAGTTCCTGTGGGGCCCAAGAGCCCACGCAGAAACCACCAAGATGAAGGTCCTGGAGTTTGTCGCCAAGGTTCATGGGACTGACCCAAGCTCTTTCCCACCTCAGTATGAGGAGGCTTTGCAAGATGAAGAAGAGAGAGCCAGAGCCAGTATTTCAGGCAGGGCTGTCTCTCCTTCCGAGGCCACTGCAAGTTCCAGTGCCAAGGCTAGCAGCTTCTCCCACACCTAG